A region from the Aegilops tauschii subsp. strangulata cultivar AL8/78 chromosome 5, Aet v6.0, whole genome shotgun sequence genome encodes:
- the LOC109779126 gene encoding psbP domain-containing protein 1, chloroplastic, which yields MDGQMHARWLIHVAATLSRTANAPIPMSSRTCCSGLPATPRRQAGHHTLPLPAACGLAFDPEFGSSSRRGRPPPLCCTSTARTRVVASCSVPRRNVLSTLLSASTVLLLGPRQITLAETTGGAFREYIDTFDGYSFIYPKGWIQVKGAGADIFFRDPVLLDVNMSVDISSPSSSTYKTVEDLGPPEKAAEGVLKQYLTEFMSTRLGVRRESNVLSASSKVADDGKLYYEVEVNIKSYASNNELAVMPKDRVQSLEWDRRYLTVLGVENNQLYALRLQTPERLLSEEEGDLRRVMDSFRVNKIQA from the exons ATGGACGGACAGATGCATGCAAGATGGCTCATTCATGTAGCTGCCACCCTATCCCGAACCGCGAACGCCCCCATCCCCATGTCATCCCGAACTTGCTGCTCCGGCCTCCCGGCGACGCCTCGCCGGCAGGCGGGCCACCACACCCTCCCACTCCCGGCGGCTTGTGGCCTCGCCTTCGACCCCGAATTCGGCTCTTCTAGCCGCcgcggccgtcctcctccgctCTGCTGCACCAGCACTGCGCGGACTCGGGTGGTCGCTTCTTGTTCCG TTCCCAGGAGGAATGTACTATCCACACTGCTATCCGCTTCAACGGTGCTACTTCTCGGACCAAGACAGATCACCTTAGCTGAGACCACCGGCGGTGCATTCAGGGAGTACATCGACACATTTGACGGCTACTCCTTCATATACCCAAAGGGCTGGATCCAGGTCAAAGGAGCTGGCGCAGACATATTCTTCAGAGATCCGGTCCTCCTCGACGTGAACATGTCCGTCGacatatcatccccttcttcgtCAACGTACAAGACCGTCGAGGACCTAGGCCCCCCTGAGAAGGCTGCGGAGGGAGTTCTGAAGCAGTATTTGACGGAGTTCATGTCGACCAGACTAGGCGTTCGACGCGAGTCAAATGTCTTGTCAGCATCGTCCAAGGTCGCCGACGATGGCAAGCTCTACTACGAAGTCGAG GTGAACATCAAGTCCTACGCAAGCAACAATGAGCTAGCGGTGATGCCGAAAGACAGGGTGCAGAGCCTGGAGTGGGACCGGCGGTACCTGACAGTCCTCGGCGTCGAGAACAATCAGCTGTACGCGCTACGGCTGCAGACGCCGGAACGGTTGCTCTCGGAGGAAGAGGGAGACCTGAGGAGAGTCATGGACTCCTTCAGGGTCAACAAGATACAAGCGTAG
- the LOC109779125 gene encoding uncharacterized protein: protein MVKARMTTADVAAEVKCLRRLIGMRLSNVYDITPKTYLFKLMNSSGITESGESEKVLLLMESGVRLHTTQYVRDKSTTPSGFTLKLRKHVRGKRLEDVRMLGYDRMILFQFGLGSNAHFIILELYAQGNIILTDSEYTVMTLLRSHRDDNKGLAIMSRHRYPVEACRTFERTDFTKLKDTLKLSNTVDGKESSQVTPSSADAQQPSECANDGVPATDKLEEPANRTGKKSAAKFKQSGSDAKASNCTQSNKATLKTLLGEALPYGPALAEHIILDAGLLPSTKVGKDPESSLDDHTIQSLVESVARFEDWLVDIISGQRIPEGYILMQNKMTAKKNVTPSEGSSTNQKVYDEYCPILLTQCNSREYDKFETFDDALDEFYSKIESQRVNQQHKAKEDSAVHRLNKIKLDQENRVHTLRKEADHCITMAELIEYNLENVDAAIKAVRVSLANGMSWEALARMIKDEKKAGNPVAGLIDKLSFEKNCITLLLSNNLDDMDEEEKTAPVEKVEVDLSLSAHANARRWYEMKKKQETKQEKTITAHEKAFKAAEKKTRLQLAQEKTVAAITHMRKVHWFEKFNWFISSENYLIVSGRDAQQNELVVKRYMSKGDLYVHAELHGASSTIIKNHKPDSPIPPLTLNQAGCFTVCHSKAWDSKIVTSAWWVYPHQVSKTAPTGEYLTVGSFMIRGKKNFLPPHPLVMGFGILFRLDESCLASHLNERRIRGEDEALPETEAEPRLNERRIRGEDEALPETEAEPQKQRSNPEPDDKLATENEMSKGTHDNESSRDHTGIHQNDDTNHSNLPTNVDTADKSQQVAETKTVENSGTDASVSSRLEDLLDKSLGLGPAKGSGKSSLLASSLSSLGEDTDDLDVKKSIVREKPYVSKAERRKLKKGENACESTRDPQKVVKKPDNPQQEKGKDNTKAANPKTSRGQKGKLKKIKEKYAEQDEEEREIRMALLASSGKASQKDNPSQDGEDTTAKQSKPSTGEDDSLKVCYKCKKSGHLSRDCPESTSAVDPTDVNVGRSRDGMDRSATPVDGSIVMDEDDIHELGDEEKEKLIDLDYLTGIPVASDILLYAVPVCAPYNALQTYKYRVKITPGTAKKGKAAKTAMSLFMHIPDATNREKELMKACTDPELVAAIVGNAKITAPGLTQLKQKQKQKGKKAAKSN from the exons ATGGTGAAGGCGCGGATGACGACGGCGGACGTGGCGGCGGAGGTCAAGTGCCTCCGTCGCCTCATCGGCATGCGCCTCTCCAACGTCTACGACATCACCCCCAAG ACTTATCTTTTCAAGCTGATGAACAGCAGTGGAATCACCGAGTCAGGGGAGAGTGAGAAGGTTTTGTTGCTGATGGAAAGTGGTGTCAGGCTGCACACCACTCAATATGTTCG TGATAAGAGCACCACACCTTCTGGATTCACTCTCAAGCTGCGGAAACACGTTCGTGGCAAGAGGCTTGAAGATGTTCGTATGCTGGGATATGATAGG ATGATCCTCTTTCAATTTGGACTTGGCAGTAATGCACACTTTATCATTCTTGAGCTGTATGCACAAGGAAATATCATTCTCACAGATTCGGAATACACAGTGATGACACTACTACGTTCTCACAG AGATGACAACAAAGGATTGGCTATCATGTCACGGCATCGCTATCCAGTAGAAGCCTGCCGTACTTTTGAAAGGACTGACTTTACAAAGTTAAAAGACACACTGAAGCTGTCTAATACAGTCGATGGTAAAGAATCTTCCCAAGTTACACCTAGTTCAGCTGATGCTCAGCAGCCTTCTGAATGCGCCAATGATGGAGTGCCTGCTACCGATAAACTGGAAGAACCAGCTAATAGAACAGGAAAGAAGTCTGCTGCAAAATTTAAGCAGTCAGGTTCAGATGCTAAAGCGAGTAATTGTACTCAATCAAATAAAGCTACTCTGAAGACACTTCTTGGGGAGGCATTGCCTTATGGCCCAGCACTAGCGGAGCATATCATATTAGATGCTGGGTTGCTTCCAAGTACAAAGGTTGGGAAAGATCCAGAGAGCAGTCTTGATGATCATACTATTCAGTCTCTAGTAGAATCTGTTGCAAGGTTTGAGGACTGGCTTGTAGATATCATTTCTGGCCAAAGGATCCCTGAGGGGTACATACTCATGCAGAATAAGATGACCGCAAAGAAGAATGTCACACCATCAGAAGGGTCTTCTACTAACCAGAAG gtatatgatgaatattgccCTATCCTGCTGACGCAATGTAACTCAAGGGAATATGATAAATTTGAGACATTTGATGATGCACTAGATGAGTTCTACAGCAAAATAGAAAGTCAAAGGGTGAATCAACAGCATAAAGCAAAAGAGGATTCAGCAGTCCATAGGCTCAACAAAATAAAGTTGGATCAG GAGAATCGTGTGCATACATTGAGAAAGGAAGCAGACCATTGCATCACTATGGCAGAACTAATTGAGTACAATTTGGAGAATGTGGATGCAGCAATCAAAGCTGTTCGTGTTTCCCTTGCAAATGGAATGAGTTGGGAAGCTCTTGCTCGCATGATTAAAGACGAGAAAAAGGCTGGAAACCCAGTAGCTGGTCTAATTGATAAGctcagttttgaaaaaaattgcaTTACTCTACTTCTTAGCAATAATCTTGATGACATGGATGAGGAAGAGAAAACTGCGCCTGTTGAGAAG GTTGAGGTTGATTTATCACTTTCTGCACATGCAAATGCTAGACGGTGGTACGAAATGAAGAAAAAACAGGAAACCAAACAAGAGAAAACTATCACTGCACATGAGAAAGCTTTCAAAGCAGCCGAGAAGAAGACACGTCTTCAGCTTGCTCAG GAAAAAACTGTGGCTGCAATCACTCATATGAGGAAAGTTCACTGGTTTGAGAAATTCAATTGGTTTATCAGCAGCGAAAACTATCTGATTGTCAGTGGCCGAGATGCTCAACAAAATGAGTTGGTCGTCAAGCGGTACATGTCTAAAGGAGATTT GTATGTGCATGCGGAGTTACATGGAGCTTCCAGTACAATAATCAAGAACCACAAACCTGACAGTCCAATACCACCCTTGACATTGAACCAAGCAGGATGTTTCACA GTTTGCCACAGCAAAGCATGGGATTCAAAAATTGTTACAAGTGCTTGGTGGGTGTATCCTCATCAAGTTAGCAAAACAGCTCCCACTGGCGAGTACCTCACTGTTGGTAGTTTTATGATCCGTGGCAAGAAAAATTTCCTTCCACCTCACCCCCTTGTTATGGGCTTTGGTATCCTCTTCCGTTTGGATGAGAGTTGCTTGGCATCTCATCTGAATGAAAGGAGGATTAGGGGTGAAGATGAGGCCCTTCCAGAAACCGAAGCAGAGCCTCGTCTAAATGAAAGGAGGATTAGGGGTGAGGATGAGGCCCTTCCAGAAACCGAAGCAGAGCCTCAAAAGCAGCGAAGTAATCCTGAACCGGATGACAAACTTGCTACTGAGAATGAGATGAGCAAAGGAACTCATGATAATGAATCAAGCAGGGATCATACTGGCATTCACCAGAATGATGATACCAATCATTCTAATCTGCCTACTAATGTGGATACCGCCGACAAATCTCAACAAGTCGCTGAAACGAAAACAGTGGAAAACAGTGGAACTGATGCTTCCGTTTCATCTCGACTAGAGGATCTGCTTGATAAGAGTCTTGGTCTGGGCCCTGCCAAGGGTTCAGGTAAAAGCTCTTTGCTCGCCAGCAGTCTTTCAAGTTTAGGAGAAGACACTGATGATCTTGATGTGAAAAAATCAATAGTAAGAGAGAAACCATATGTATCAAAAGCAGAGAGAAGAAAACTGAAGAAGGGTGAGAATGCCTGTGAATCTACTAGAGATCCTCAGAAAGTTGTCAAAAAGCCAGATAACCCACAGCAAGAAAAGGGCAAGGATAATACAAAGGCTGCTAATCCTAAAACAAGTCGTGGACAGAAGGGCAAGCTTAAGAAGATCAAAGAGAAGTATGCAGAGCAGGATGAAGAGGAAAGAGAAATCCGTATGGCTTTGCTTGCG TCTTCTGGAAAGGCTTCACAAAAGGACAATCCTTCACAGGATGGAGAAGATACCACTGCAAAACAATCAAAACCATCAACTG GTGAAGACGACTCATTAAAGGTTTGTTATAAATGCAAAAAGTCTGGACATCTATCTCGTGATTGCCCTGAAAGTACATCAGCTGTGGATCCGACTGATGTCAACGTTGGTAGAAGCAGAGATGGTATGGATAGAAGTGCTACTCCTGTTGATGGCAGCATTGTCATGGATGAAGATGACATCCATGAACTTGGTGATGAAGAGAAAGAAAAGTTGATTGATTTGGACTACTTAACTGGAATTCCAGTGGCAAGTGACATTTTGCTATACGCAGTACCTGTATGTGCACCTTATAACGCGCTACAGACATACAAATATCGTGTAAAGATCACCCCAGGCACTGCAAAGAAAGGAAAAG CCGCCAAAACTGCTATGAGCTTATTCATGCACATTCCTGATGCCACGAACCGCGAGAAGGAACTAATGAAGGCATGCACTGATCCTGAATTGGTTGCTGCGATTGTTGGAAATGCCAAAATCACCGCACCTGGCCTCACTCAACTGAAGCAGAAGCAGAAGCAGAAAGGGAAAAAGGCTGCGAAAAGTAACTAG